From the Pseudomonas sp. SORT22 genome, one window contains:
- a CDS encoding class 1 fructose-bisphosphatase has translation MSRVTLSRYLIEQTRSNSTPADLRFLIEVVARACKEISHNVSKGALGGVLGSMGTENVQGEVQKKLDVISNDILLEANEWGGHLAGMASEEMDNAYQIPGKYPKGAYLLVFDPLDGSSNIDVNVSVGTIFSVLRCPNEYLSQNESLNEQAFLQPGTKQVAAGYAIYGPQTMLILTLGNGVKGFTLDRELGSFVLTHENIQVPETTAEFAINMSNQRHWEEPVTRYVGELLAGETGPLKKNYNMRWIASMVADVHRILTRGGLFMYPRDAREPSKPGKLRLMYEANPMSFIIEQAGGASTDGRQRILDIQPESLHQRVAVFLGSKQEVERVTGYHKE, from the coding sequence ATGTCCCGCGTTACCCTGAGTCGCTATTTGATTGAGCAGACCCGCAGCAACAGTACCCCTGCCGATCTGCGCTTCCTGATCGAAGTGGTGGCGCGTGCGTGCAAGGAAATCAGCCACAACGTCTCCAAAGGCGCGCTGGGCGGTGTCCTGGGCAGCATGGGCACCGAGAACGTGCAGGGCGAAGTCCAGAAGAAACTCGACGTGATCTCCAACGACATCCTCCTCGAAGCCAACGAGTGGGGCGGTCACCTGGCCGGCATGGCTTCCGAAGAGATGGACAACGCCTACCAGATCCCGGGCAAATACCCGAAAGGCGCCTACCTGCTGGTCTTCGACCCGCTGGACGGTTCGTCGAACATCGACGTCAACGTCTCGGTCGGCACCATCTTCTCGGTACTGCGCTGCCCGAACGAATACCTGAGCCAGAACGAGAGCCTCAACGAGCAGGCCTTCCTGCAGCCAGGCACCAAGCAGGTTGCCGCCGGTTACGCGATCTACGGCCCGCAAACCATGCTGATCCTGACCCTGGGCAACGGCGTCAAGGGCTTCACCCTGGACCGCGAACTGGGCAGTTTCGTACTGACCCACGAGAACATCCAGGTGCCGGAAACCACCGCCGAATTCGCCATCAACATGTCCAACCAGCGCCACTGGGAAGAGCCGGTGACCCGCTACGTGGGCGAGCTGCTGGCCGGTGAAACCGGTCCGCTGAAAAAGAACTACAACATGCGCTGGATCGCCTCGATGGTTGCCGATGTGCACCGCATCCTGACCCGTGGCGGCCTGTTCATGTACCCGCGCGACGCCCGTGAGCCATCCAAGCCGGGCAAGCTGCGTCTGATGTACGAAGCCAACCCGATGTCCTTCATCATCGAACAGGCCGGCGGTGCTTCCACTGACGGTCGCCAGCGCATCCTCGACATCCAGCCAGAGAGCCTGCACCAGCGCGTGGCAGTGTTCCTCGGCTCCAAGCAGGAAGTCGAGCGCGTTACCGGTTATCACAAGGAGTAA
- a CDS encoding glycogen/starch/alpha-glucan phosphorylase, with protein sequence MSQEPLARDAEVAAFRTAVLDKLTYAVGKDPEHAFDHDWFEAIALAARDHMVDHWMDHTRQIYRKSQKRVYYLSLEFLIGRLLYDSLSNLGLLDVAREALDGLNVDLERIRLLEPDAALGNGGLGRLAACFMESMSTLGIAAHGYGIRYEHGLFRQAVVDGWQQEQTENWLDFGNPWEFERAEVIYPISFGGSVETVHDASGQQRQVWWPAETVRAVAYDTPVVGWRGASVNTLRLWRARALEELHLERFNAGDHLGAVAEVARAESISRVLYPADSTEAGQELRLRQEYFFVSASLQDLLRRHLNMHDSLLNLPQQAAIQLNDTHPSIAVAELMRLLVDQHEVPWDTAWQLTVETLAYTNHTLLPEALETWPVGLMERMLPRHMQIIYLINAFHIDALRAKGIHDFDVLRAVSLIEEDNGRRVRMGNLAFLGSHSVNGVSALHTKLMRSTVFAELHKLYPERINNKTNGITFRRWLFQANPQLTGMLVEALGADLLDDPQGRLRDLEPFADKASFCKQFAAQRLHSKKALASLVQERLGITLNPEAMFDVQVKRIHEYKRQLLNLLHTVALYQAIRAEPGSGWAPRVKIFAGKAAASYHQAKLIIKLSNDIAKVVNNDPTVRGLLKVVFLPNYNVSLAESIIPAADLSEQISTAGYEASGTSNMKFGLNGALTIGTLDGANVEMCEQVGAENMFIFGLTSQQVEARKRSGDFGASAAIGASHRLNDVLQAIRGGVFSPDDPARYVGLVDSLVAYDRFLVCADFDAYWEAQLRVEALWREPRQWWRMAVLNSARMGWFSSDRTIREYATDIWKALD encoded by the coding sequence ATGTCTCAGGAACCACTCGCTCGTGACGCAGAGGTGGCCGCTTTTCGCACCGCTGTGCTGGATAAATTGACCTACGCGGTCGGCAAGGACCCGGAGCATGCCTTCGATCACGACTGGTTCGAAGCCATTGCCCTGGCTGCCCGCGATCACATGGTCGACCACTGGATGGACCATACCCGGCAGATCTACCGCAAGAGCCAGAAGCGGGTGTATTACCTGTCGCTGGAGTTCCTGATCGGTCGTCTGCTGTACGACAGCCTGAGCAATCTCGGCCTGCTCGATGTTGCCCGTGAAGCGCTGGACGGGCTTAACGTCGACCTTGAGCGCATTCGCCTGCTGGAGCCCGATGCGGCGCTGGGTAATGGCGGCCTGGGGCGTCTGGCGGCGTGTTTCATGGAGAGCATGTCGACCCTTGGCATCGCCGCCCACGGTTACGGCATTCGTTACGAGCACGGCCTGTTCCGCCAGGCGGTAGTCGATGGCTGGCAGCAGGAGCAGACCGAGAACTGGCTGGATTTCGGCAACCCCTGGGAGTTCGAGCGGGCCGAGGTGATCTACCCGATCAGCTTTGGTGGCAGTGTCGAGACCGTGCACGACGCCAGTGGCCAGCAGCGCCAGGTGTGGTGGCCGGCCGAGACGGTGCGTGCGGTGGCCTATGACACGCCGGTGGTCGGCTGGCGCGGTGCCAGCGTCAACACCTTGCGCCTGTGGCGGGCGCGGGCATTGGAAGAACTACACCTGGAGCGCTTCAATGCCGGCGATCACCTTGGCGCTGTCGCCGAAGTGGCGCGCGCCGAAAGTATCTCGCGGGTGCTGTACCCGGCCGACAGTACCGAGGCCGGCCAGGAGCTGCGCCTGCGGCAGGAGTACTTCTTTGTTTCCGCCTCGCTGCAGGACCTGCTGCGCCGGCACCTGAACATGCATGACAGCCTGCTCAATCTGCCGCAGCAGGCGGCGATCCAGCTCAACGACACCCACCCCTCGATCGCGGTCGCCGAGCTGATGCGCCTGCTGGTCGACCAGCACGAAGTGCCCTGGGACACCGCCTGGCAGCTGACCGTCGAGACCCTGGCCTACACCAACCATACTTTGCTGCCCGAAGCCCTGGAAACCTGGCCGGTGGGTTTGATGGAGCGCATGCTGCCGCGGCACATGCAGATCATCTACCTGATCAACGCCTTTCATATCGACGCCCTGCGCGCCAAGGGCATCCACGATTTCGACGTGCTGCGCGCGGTGTCGCTGATCGAGGAAGACAACGGCCGCCGGGTGCGCATGGGCAACCTGGCGTTCCTCGGTTCGCACAGTGTCAACGGCGTATCGGCGCTGCACACAAAGCTGATGCGCAGCACGGTGTTTGCCGAACTGCACAAGCTCTACCCCGAGCGAATCAACAACAAGACCAACGGCATCACCTTCCGTCGTTGGCTGTTCCAGGCCAACCCGCAACTGACCGGCATGCTGGTCGAGGCCCTCGGCGCCGACCTGCTCGATGACCCGCAGGGACGCCTGCGCGACCTTGAGCCGTTTGCCGACAAGGCGTCGTTCTGCAAGCAGTTCGCCGCCCAGCGCCTGCACAGCAAAAAGGCCCTGGCCAGCCTGGTCCAGGAGCGCCTGGGCATTACCCTCAACCCCGAGGCGATGTTCGATGTGCAGGTCAAGCGCATCCATGAGTACAAACGCCAGTTGCTCAACCTGCTGCACACCGTGGCCCTGTACCAGGCCATCCGCGCCGAACCTGGCAGCGGCTGGGCGCCGCGGGTGAAGATCTTCGCCGGCAAGGCCGCCGCCAGCTATCACCAGGCCAAGCTGATCATCAAACTGAGCAACGACATCGCCAAGGTGGTCAACAACGACCCGACCGTGCGCGGCTTGCTCAAGGTGGTGTTCCTGCCCAACTACAACGTCAGCCTGGCCGAGAGCATCATTCCGGCGGCCGATCTGTCCGAGCAGATTTCCACCGCCGGCTACGAGGCGTCGGGCACCAGCAACATGAAATTCGGCCTCAATGGCGCGCTGACCATCGGCACCCTGGACGGCGCCAATGTCGAAATGTGCGAGCAGGTCGGGGCCGAGAACATGTTCATCTTCGGCCTGACCTCCCAGCAGGTGGAGGCGCGCAAGCGCAGCGGCGACTTTGGCGCCAGTGCCGCGATCGGTGCCTCCCATCGGCTCAACGACGTGCTCCAGGCCATTCGTGGCGGGGTGTTTTCACCGGATGACCCGGCCCGTTATGTCGGTTTGGTCGACTCGCTGGTGGCTTATGACCGCTTCCTGGTGTGCGCCGATTTCGATGCCTACTGGGAAGCGCAATTGCGCGTCGAAGCGCTCTGGCGCGAGCCCAGGCAGTGGTGGCGCATGGCAGTGCTCAACAGCGCGCGCATGGGCTGGTTCTCTTCGGACCGGACCATCCGCGAGTACGCCACGGATATCTGGAAAGCCCTCGACTAA
- a CDS encoding YkgJ family cysteine cluster protein, whose protein sequence is MINSGIIARPQDSSSLSPMKPTLIAAAEVDRLETWQKYQSHMCGGCNSTCCTLPTEVKIKDLIRMGVVDEFEVGEPPKNIAKRLQKDGIIQRFNQKSGIFTLAQMSNDDCLYLDRKSRMCTIYDKRPDTCRNHPRIGPRPGYCAYIPKPAVRSR, encoded by the coding sequence TTGATCAACTCCGGTATCATCGCGCGCCCACAAGACTCTTCTAGCCTGAGCCCGATGAAACCGACCCTGATTGCCGCCGCCGAAGTCGACCGACTGGAAACCTGGCAGAAGTACCAAAGCCATATGTGCGGAGGCTGCAACTCGACCTGCTGCACCTTGCCGACGGAAGTGAAAATCAAAGACCTGATCCGCATGGGCGTGGTGGATGAGTTCGAGGTGGGCGAGCCGCCGAAGAACATTGCCAAGCGCTTGCAGAAGGACGGGATCATCCAGCGCTTCAACCAGAAGTCGGGGATTTTCACCCTGGCGCAGATGAGCAACGACGATTGCCTGTACCTGGACCGTAAAAGTCGCATGTGCACCATTTACGACAAGCGCCCGGACACCTGCCGCAACCATCCACGGATCGGCCCGCGGCCGGGGTATTGCGCATATATCCCCAAGCCTGCGGTGCGCTCGCGCTAA
- a CDS encoding helix-turn-helix transcriptional regulator produces the protein MQTTLISQRIGHSIGQMRKRRGLTKVQLAERIGITRQKLSEIEQGSSTVAISFYSRALNALGCDVEVVAKSLPTLDELEDVFR, from the coding sequence ATGCAGACCACGCTAATTTCCCAGCGCATCGGGCACAGCATCGGGCAGATGAGAAAACGCCGCGGCCTGACCAAAGTGCAACTGGCGGAACGTATCGGCATCACTCGGCAGAAGCTCAGTGAGATCGAGCAGGGCTCAAGCACCGTCGCTATCTCGTTTTACAGCAGAGCATTGAATGCCCTCGGCTGCGACGTCGAGGTCGTGGCAAAGTCCCTGCCGACCCTGGATGAGCTTGAGGACGTGTTCCGGTGA
- a CDS encoding type II toxin-antitoxin system HipA family toxin, with protein sequence MSAADELLVSTPQGVSGKIYQQPNGDYVFRYSDSSSASIAVSMTMPPRRDDFVSRDLHPIFQMNLPEGYVLEQLRNRLAKVATVNPMLLLAISGSNSPIGRVFVTAPEVQRLIEQQDNPGKGERLSEILAWDGTEDIFNELVQRYILRSGISGVQPKVLVPELAEAPYKATATTADLIVKSGKGEFPHLAINEYLCMSIASAAGITTPEFYLSKDKRMFVMRRFDRDAQLNPLGFEDMAVLMGLGTAGKYSKSYEHIAKAIEVFTAPMEQLENLQALFDMVALSCIVGNGDAHLKNFGLLYSTPYANDAVLAPAYDIVNTTAYLPRDTLALDLNGQKSLFASRLTILDFAKRCRVSDPKSRIQAILQAVEGTLLHHQELTEQAPDIAAAIRASAAPFEQSFG encoded by the coding sequence GTGAGCGCGGCAGACGAGCTGCTGGTGTCAACGCCTCAAGGCGTCAGCGGCAAGATTTACCAGCAGCCAAACGGCGACTACGTCTTTCGCTATAGCGACTCATCCTCGGCCTCGATTGCGGTGAGCATGACCATGCCCCCTCGCCGCGACGACTTCGTATCCAGGGACCTTCATCCGATTTTCCAGATGAACCTGCCCGAAGGCTATGTACTGGAGCAACTGCGCAATCGCCTGGCCAAGGTAGCAACCGTCAACCCGATGCTGCTGCTGGCGATCTCCGGCAGCAACTCGCCTATCGGCCGCGTATTCGTCACCGCACCAGAAGTGCAGCGCCTGATCGAGCAGCAAGACAACCCGGGCAAAGGCGAACGCCTAAGCGAGATTCTTGCCTGGGACGGTACCGAGGATATTTTCAATGAACTGGTCCAGCGCTACATCTTGCGCTCCGGTATTTCTGGCGTGCAGCCCAAAGTGCTGGTGCCGGAACTGGCCGAAGCCCCTTACAAGGCGACCGCCACCACCGCTGACCTGATTGTAAAAAGCGGCAAGGGTGAATTCCCCCACCTGGCGATCAACGAGTACCTGTGCATGTCGATTGCCAGCGCAGCCGGAATAACCACACCAGAGTTCTACTTGTCCAAGGACAAGCGCATGTTCGTCATGCGCCGCTTCGACCGTGATGCACAGCTGAATCCGCTTGGCTTCGAAGACATGGCGGTGTTGATGGGCCTGGGTACTGCTGGCAAATACAGTAAAAGCTACGAGCACATCGCCAAAGCCATAGAGGTGTTTACCGCACCGATGGAACAGCTGGAGAACCTTCAGGCGCTGTTCGACATGGTCGCCTTGAGTTGCATCGTCGGCAACGGCGATGCGCACCTGAAGAACTTCGGCCTGCTGTACAGCACGCCTTACGCCAATGATGCCGTGCTCGCGCCGGCTTATGACATCGTCAATACCACCGCCTACCTTCCGCGAGACACACTGGCGCTGGACCTCAATGGGCAGAAGTCGCTTTTTGCCTCACGCCTGACCATTCTCGACTTCGCCAAACGCTGCCGTGTCAGTGACCCCAAAAGCCGCATCCAGGCAATCCTGCAAGCCGTCGAAGGCACACTGCTGCATCATCAGGAGCTGACGGAACAAGCACCGGACATAGCTGCTGCCATCCGCGCCAGCGCCGCGCCGTTCGAACAGTCCTTCGGCTGA
- the typA gene encoding translational GTPase TypA → MIENLRNIAIIAHVDHGKTTLVDKLLRQSGTLERNELNDERVMDSNDQEKERGITILAKNTAINWNGYHINIVDTPGHADFGGEVERVMSMVDSVLLLVDAQDGPMPQTRFVTKKAFEAGLRPIVVINKVDRPGARPDWVLDQIFDLFDNLGATDEQLDFKVVYASALNGIAGLDHTEMAEDMTPLYQSIVDNVPAPAVDRDGPFQMQISALDYNSFLGVIGVGRIARGRVKPNTPVVAIDVDGKKRNGRILKLMGHHGLHRVDVEEAQAGDIVCISGFDELFISDTLCSPDAVEAMKPLTVDEPTVSMTFQVNDSPFCGKEGKFVTSRNIKERLDKELLYNVALRVEEGDSADKFKVSGRGELHLSVLIETMRREGFEMGVGRPEVIIREVDGAKHEPFENVTIDIPEDSQGKVMEEMGLRKGDLTNMVPDGKGRVRLEYNIPARGLIGFRNQFLTLTNGAGILTSIFDRYAPMKSGHMSGRQNGVLVSVETGKALTYSLETLQARGKLFVEHGQEIYNGQIVGLNSRDNDLGVNPTKGKKLDNMRASGKDETIALVPPVRFTLEQALEFIQDDELCEVTPKSIRLRKKILDEGERTRAAKKAKN, encoded by the coding sequence GTGATCGAAAATCTGCGTAACATCGCCATCATCGCCCACGTTGACCATGGTAAAACCACCCTGGTCGACAAACTCCTGCGTCAGTCCGGCACTCTGGAGCGTAACGAGCTCAACGACGAGCGCGTCATGGACTCCAACGACCAGGAAAAAGAGCGCGGTATTACCATTCTGGCGAAAAACACCGCCATCAACTGGAACGGCTACCACATCAACATCGTCGACACCCCCGGCCACGCCGACTTCGGTGGCGAGGTTGAACGTGTAATGTCGATGGTCGACTCCGTACTGCTGCTGGTCGACGCTCAAGACGGCCCTATGCCGCAAACCCGTTTCGTGACCAAGAAGGCTTTCGAAGCCGGCCTGCGTCCAATCGTGGTGATCAACAAGGTCGACCGTCCGGGCGCGCGTCCTGACTGGGTTCTGGACCAGATCTTCGATCTGTTCGACAACCTCGGTGCCACCGACGAACAGCTGGACTTCAAAGTCGTCTACGCCTCGGCCCTGAACGGCATTGCCGGTCTGGACCACACCGAAATGGCCGAAGACATGACCCCGCTGTACCAGTCGATCGTCGACAACGTACCGGCCCCTGCTGTTGACCGTGACGGCCCGTTCCAGATGCAGATCTCGGCACTGGACTACAACAGCTTCCTCGGTGTTATCGGTGTTGGCCGTATCGCTCGCGGTCGCGTCAAGCCGAACACCCCGGTGGTGGCTATCGACGTCGATGGCAAGAAGCGCAACGGTCGTATCCTCAAGCTGATGGGTCACCACGGCCTGCACCGCGTTGACGTCGAAGAAGCCCAGGCTGGCGACATCGTCTGCATCAGCGGTTTCGACGAGCTGTTCATCTCCGACACCCTGTGCTCCCCGGACGCAGTTGAAGCGATGAAGCCGCTGACCGTTGACGAGCCAACCGTTTCGATGACCTTCCAGGTCAACGACTCGCCGTTCTGCGGTAAAGAAGGCAAGTTCGTGACTTCCCGCAACATCAAGGAACGTCTGGACAAAGAGCTGCTGTACAACGTTGCACTGCGCGTTGAAGAAGGCGACTCGGCTGACAAGTTCAAGGTCTCCGGCCGTGGTGAGCTGCACCTCTCGGTTCTGATCGAAACCATGCGTCGCGAAGGCTTCGAAATGGGTGTTGGTCGTCCGGAAGTGATCATCCGTGAAGTCGACGGTGCCAAGCACGAGCCGTTCGAAAACGTCACCATCGACATCCCTGAAGACTCCCAGGGCAAGGTCATGGAAGAAATGGGTCTGCGTAAAGGCGACCTGACCAACATGGTTCCGGATGGCAAGGGCCGTGTACGCCTGGAATACAACATTCCAGCCCGTGGTCTGATCGGTTTCCGTAACCAGTTCCTGACCCTGACCAACGGTGCAGGCATCCTGACCTCGATCTTCGACCGTTACGCTCCGATGAAGTCCGGCCACATGTCCGGCCGTCAGAACGGCGTACTGGTTTCGGTTGAAACCGGCAAGGCCCTGACCTACTCCCTGGAAACCCTGCAGGCGCGCGGCAAGCTGTTCGTCGAGCACGGCCAGGAGATCTACAACGGTCAGATCGTTGGTCTGAACAGCCGTGACAACGACCTGGGCGTCAACCCTACCAAGGGCAAGAAGCTCGACAACATGCGTGCTTCGGGTAAAGACGAAACCATCGCCCTGGTTCCACCTGTTCGCTTCACCCTGGAACAGGCTCTGGAATTCATCCAGGACGACGAGCTGTGCGAAGTGACCCCTAAGTCGATCCGTCTGCGCAAGAAGATCCTCGACGAAGGCGAGCGTACCCGCGCTGCCAAGAAAGCCAAGAACTGA
- the thiI gene encoding tRNA uracil 4-sulfurtransferase ThiI — protein MKLIVKVFPEITIKSRPVRKRFIRQLARNIRNVLKDLDPALAVNGVWDNLEVITHIEDEKVLREMTERLRCTPGIAHFLQVDEYPLGDFDDIVAKCKQHFGHLLAGKRFAVRCKRGGHHDFTSMDVDRYVGSQLRQQCGAAGIDLRTPEVEVRIEVRDKRLYVIHNQHKGIGGYPLGALEQTLVLMSGGFDSTVAAYQMMRRGLMTHFCFFNLGGRAHELGVMEVAHFLWKKYGSSQRVLFVSVPFEEVVGEILGKVDNSYMGVTLKRMMLRAATNIADRLQIDALVTGEAISQVSSQTLPNLAVIDSATEKLVLRPLLASHKQDIIDQAQQIGTAEFAKHMPEYCGVISVNPTTCAKRHRLEHEEKQFDMAVLERALERARLISIDHVIDELSQDIQIEEVSQALAGQVVIDIRHPDAQEDQPLELDGIEVQALPFYALNSRFKELDATRQYLLYCDKGVMSRLHAHHLLSEGHANVRVYRPT, from the coding sequence ATGAAACTAATCGTAAAAGTCTTCCCAGAGATCACCATCAAGAGCCGGCCGGTTCGCAAGCGCTTCATCCGTCAACTGGCCCGCAACATCCGCAACGTGCTCAAGGACCTCGATCCTGCGCTCGCGGTTAACGGTGTCTGGGATAACCTCGAAGTGATCACTCACATCGAGGACGAGAAGGTCCTGCGCGAGATGACCGAGCGTCTGAGGTGCACGCCGGGCATTGCCCATTTCCTGCAGGTCGACGAATACCCGCTGGGTGATTTCGACGACATCGTCGCCAAGTGCAAGCAGCACTTCGGTCACCTGCTGGCGGGCAAGCGCTTCGCCGTACGCTGCAAGCGCGGCGGTCACCACGATTTCACCTCGATGGACGTCGACCGCTACGTCGGCAGCCAGCTGCGCCAGCAGTGCGGCGCCGCCGGTATCGACCTGCGCACGCCTGAAGTCGAGGTGCGCATCGAGGTGCGCGACAAGCGCCTGTACGTCATCCACAACCAGCACAAAGGCATCGGCGGTTACCCGCTGGGCGCGCTGGAGCAGACCCTGGTGCTGATGTCCGGTGGTTTCGACTCCACCGTCGCCGCCTACCAGATGATGCGTCGCGGCCTGATGACCCACTTCTGCTTCTTCAACCTTGGCGGCCGCGCCCACGAGCTGGGGGTGATGGAAGTCGCCCACTTCCTGTGGAAAAAGTACGGCAGCAGCCAGCGCGTGCTGTTCGTCAGCGTGCCGTTCGAAGAAGTGGTCGGCGAGATCCTCGGCAAGGTCGACAACAGCTACATGGGCGTGACCCTCAAGCGCATGATGCTGCGCGCGGCGACCAACATCGCCGACCGCCTGCAGATCGACGCCCTGGTGACCGGTGAAGCCATCTCCCAGGTCTCGAGCCAGACCCTGCCGAACCTTGCGGTGATCGACTCGGCCACCGAGAAGCTGGTGCTGCGCCCGCTGCTGGCCAGCCACAAGCAGGACATCATCGACCAGGCCCAGCAGATCGGCACCGCCGAGTTCGCCAAGCACATGCCTGAATACTGCGGCGTGATTTCGGTGAACCCGACCACTTGCGCCAAGCGTCATCGCCTCGAGCATGAAGAGAAGCAGTTCGACATGGCGGTGCTCGAGCGTGCCCTGGAGCGCGCTCGGCTGATCTCCATCGACCACGTGATCGATGAACTCAGCCAGGATATCCAGATCGAAGAAGTCAGCCAGGCGCTGGCCGGGCAGGTGGTGATCGACATTCGCCACCCTGATGCCCAGGAAGACCAGCCCCTGGAACTGGACGGCATCGAGGTCCAGGCCTTGCCGTTCTACGCCCTGAACAGTCGCTTCAAGGAGCTGGATGCCACGCGCCAGTACCTGCTGTATTGCGACAAGGGAGTAATGAGTCGCCTGCATGCCCATCATCTGCTCAGTGAGGGACATGCCAATGTGCGCGTTTATCGTCCGACATAA
- the glnA gene encoding glutamate--ammonia ligase: MSKSVQLIKDHDVKWIDLRFTDTKGTQHHVTMPARDALDEDFFEAGKMFDGSSIAGWKGIEASDMILMPDDSSAVLDPFTEEPTLILVCDIIEPSTMQGYDRDPRAIARRAEEYLKTTGIGDTVFVGPEPEFFIFDEVKFKSDISGSMFKIYSEQGSWMSDQDVEGGNKGHRPGVKGGYFPVPPFDHDHEIRTAMCNAMEEMGLVIEVHHHEVATAGQNEIGVQFNTLVKKADEVQTLKYCVHNVADAYGRTATFMPKPLYGDNGSGMHVHMSISKDGKNTFSGEGYAGLSDTALYFIGGIIKHGKALNGFTNPATNSYKRLVPGFEAPVMLAYSARNRSASIRIPYVSSPKARRIEARFPDPAANPYLCFAALMMAGLDGIQNKIHPGDAADKNLYDLPPEEAKEIPQVCGSLKEALEELDKGRAFLTKGGVFSDDFIDAYIALKSEEEIKVRTFVHPLEYELYYSC, translated from the coding sequence ATGTCGAAGTCGGTTCAACTCATCAAAGATCATGACGTTAAATGGATTGATCTGCGCTTCACTGACACCAAAGGCACTCAGCACCACGTGACCATGCCAGCTCGTGATGCGCTGGATGAAGATTTCTTCGAAGCCGGCAAGATGTTCGACGGTTCCTCCATCGCTGGCTGGAAAGGCATCGAAGCCTCCGACATGATCCTGATGCCGGACGACTCCTCCGCCGTGCTCGACCCGTTCACCGAAGAGCCGACCCTGATCCTGGTCTGCGACATCATCGAACCTTCGACCATGCAAGGCTACGACCGCGACCCACGCGCCATCGCCCGCCGCGCCGAAGAGTACCTGAAGACCACCGGTATCGGTGACACCGTGTTCGTCGGCCCAGAGCCTGAGTTCTTCATCTTCGACGAAGTGAAGTTCAAGTCCGACATCTCCGGCTCGATGTTCAAGATCTACTCCGAGCAAGGCTCGTGGATGTCCGACCAGGACGTCGAAGGCGGCAACAAAGGCCACCGTCCAGGCGTCAAAGGCGGCTACTTCCCGGTACCACCGTTCGACCACGACCACGAAATCCGTACTGCCATGTGCAACGCCATGGAAGAAATGGGCCTGGTCATCGAAGTCCACCACCACGAAGTGGCAACTGCCGGCCAGAACGAAATCGGCGTGCAGTTCAACACCCTGGTGAAGAAGGCTGACGAAGTTCAGACCCTCAAATACTGCGTGCACAACGTTGCCGACGCCTACGGCCGCACCGCTACCTTCATGCCTAAGCCACTGTACGGCGACAACGGCTCGGGTATGCACGTGCACATGTCCATCTCCAAAGATGGCAAGAACACCTTCTCCGGCGAAGGCTATGCCGGCCTGTCCGACACCGCCCTGTACTTCATCGGCGGTATCATCAAGCACGGTAAGGCCCTGAACGGCTTCACCAACCCGGCTACCAACTCCTACAAGCGTCTGGTACCAGGCTTCGAAGCACCGGTCATGCTGGCCTACTCGGCGCGCAACCGTTCCGCCTCGATCCGCATCCCGTACGTTTCCAGCCCGAAAGCCCGCCGCATCGAAGCGCGCTTCCCGGACCCGGCTGCCAACCCGTACCTGTGCTTCGCAGCACTGATGATGGCCGGCCTGGACGGTATCCAGAACAAGATCCACCCAGGCGATGCCGCCGACAAGAACCTGTACGACCTGCCGCCTGAAGAGGCGAAAGAGATCCCACAGGTTTGCGGCAGCCTGAAAGAAGCCCTGGAAGAGCTGGACAAAGGCCGTGCGTTCCTGACCAAGGGCGGCGTGTTCTCCGACGACTTCATCGATGCCTACATCGCGCTGAAAAGCGAAGAAGAAATCAAGGTCCGCACCTTCGTACACCCACTGGAATACGAGCTGTACTACAGCTGCTAA